GAGGAGCTGGGAGTGGAGCTAAAACTAGAGATATCTGACTTCCCAACAGCCATAGCAGCCCTTACAACTAAAAAGGCAGATATCATTGTATCGGGCCTTGGCTATAAAGAAAGCAGGCTTGAATCCATGGAGTTTACCAAGACCTATAATCCTTCTGAGAAGAGCGCTGATAGTTTTCAAGGAATTATGATACCTGAAGAAAAGCTTGGGGAGCTCAAGGTTTATGAGGATTTTGATGGCTTAAAGGTTGGTGCCCAGTCGGGTTCTTTACAAGAAGGTTATGTGAAAAGCAACATGCCTGGGGCAAATCTAGAAGTTATTGCTGACCTACCTACTGGAGTCCTAATGCTTAAGACAGGTAAGATCGATGCCCTGGCAATGCCTAGTACTACAGGAGAGCAGTATATAAGTGCCAATCCAGGACTAGTGATGTCAGAGATTCGCTTTGAAGACTCCAGGCTTGAAGAATATGATGGAACTCTAATTGGTGTTCAAAAAGGAGAGCTGGAACTCCTCGAGGTTTTAAACGAAATAATTGACCAGCTTCTTGAGGATGGAACCTATGAGAAGTGGGAAAGCGACTTTACGGAGTACGCCCAGCAGATTGGAGCATAGGAGATGAGTATACTAATAAGTACACTGGGAGTGTTCACCCAGTACTGGCCAGTTTTCCTTCAGGGACTGCTGGCCACCCTTTTAACATCCTTTGTAGTGGTCCTCTTTGGGACCCTACTAGGGATCCTACTTTCAACCATCAGGCTCTCAAAGTACAGAGCCCTATCAGGCCTTGTAGAGACCATGGTCTCCTTTTTAAGGGGAACCCCACTACTTTTGCAATTATACTTTTTTTATTTTGCTCTGCCTCAGATTTTGGGGATGGATATCCCTAAAGAAGTCAGTATTATTATGGCCCTAATCCTAAACTCCAGCGCCTATGTCTGTGAGATTTTCAGGGCAGGAATCCAGGCAGTTGACCCTGGTCAAAGAGAGGCTGCAGAGAGTCTAGGTATGAGGGAGAAGCACATAATGCTTAGGATTATTATCCCCCAGGCCATTAAGAACATCCTGCCTGCCCTGGGCAATGAATTTGTAACTATGATAAAGGAGACTTCCCTAGCTTCTACTTTTTATGTAGCAGACCTTATGACCAGCTACAGGGTTGTAATGAATGCCTCTTATAAGGCAGTGGAGTCTCTTCTAATCCTAGCCCTTGTATATTTTGCCCTAACCTATACATCTTCCCGACTTGTGGGAGTCTTAGAAAGGAAACTGATGGCCAGTGTCTAACATCATAGAGATTAAAAACCTAAAAAAATCCTTTGGGGAGCTTGAGGTTCTTAAGGGAGTTTCTGAAACAATTAAAGAAGGGGAGGTAGTCTCAATTATAGGCCCCTCAGGTTCAGGTAAGTCCACCTTTCTGCGCTGCCTTAACCTTCTTGAAAAGCCCGACTCAGGAGATATTGTATTTGATGGTAATTCCCTTATAGAGGACAAGGTAAACCTGGCTCTACACCGCCAGAAGATTGGCATGGTTTTCCAGCACTTTAATGTCTTCCCCCACCTTAGTGTGCTTGATAACATTATTTTGAGCCCTATTTTGGAGAAAAACCTTTCTAAAGAAGAGGCTATAGAGCAGGCTAGGGAACTCTTAGAGCAGGTAGGCCTTCTTGATAAGATAGACGTCTTTCCAAGAAAACTCTCTGGAGGACAAAAACAGCGTCTTGCCATAGTCAGAGCCCTGGCCATGGATCCCATGGTCATGCTCTTTGATGAACCAACCAGCGCCCTGGACCCAGAGATGGTCAAGGAGGTCCTGGAGGTTATTGTGGGTCTGGCTAAAAAGGGCATGACCATAGTCATAGTGACCCATGAGATGGGCTTTGCTAAAGAAATTAGTAACAGGGTTTTATTTATGGATGATGGGCTCATTGTAGAGCGGGGAAGCCCACAGGATATCTTTGATAATCCTAAGAGTTCAAGGACCAAGGAATTTTTAGAAAAAGTTTTATAGGAGAAAAAAATGATTACTACCTTTAAATATAATAGCTACTGGGACTATGAGACCATGACAGGTAAGCTTAAAGAGCTAAAAGCCCTCTACCCAGAAGTGATTTCCATAGAAAGCCTGGGAAAAACCAAGGAAGATAAGTCGGTCTGGGCAGTTACCCTTTCCAAGGGAGATAAGGATCCTAAGGATAAGCCTGCCTTTTACATAGATGGCAACATTCACGCAGGGGAGGTCACAGGCTCCATGTGTGCCATGTATGTGATAGATGCTTTATGTACTGGTAATGAGGAGGAAGATATAGATTATCTTCTTAATAACTATACCTACTACATCCTACCAAAACTTACTCCCGATGGCAGTGATTATTACCTGCATACAGCCAACAAGCTGCGCTCAGTTAACAAGGTCTATCCTGAGGAAGCTAAGAAGGGCCTAGTGGCTAAGGACATGGATGGCGATGGAGTAATCCGCCTTATGAGGTTTAAGAGTGGACAGGGGGCCTGGAAAATTTCTAAGGAAAATCCCAGACTCATGGAGGGTAGGCTGCCCCAGGATACAAAGGGACCCTTCTACCATGTAGTTACAGAAGGAGAGGTTAAGGGGGACTTTAGCCTGGGCCTTATAACAAACAAGAGTCCCTGGGGCTATGACTTTAATAGGAACTTTCCATTTGGCTGGTACGATGAAAAACGCCAGCCAGGTTCAGGAGAGTACCCTCTAGTCCATGAAGAAACTAAACTTATGGCTAACTTTATCCTAAGTCATCCAAATATAGGCTTTGTCAATGCCCTGCATACTTCAGGAGGGGTTTTTATCTATCCTCCTGGAACCTACTCAGCAAGTGATGCCCACCAGAAGGACATGGAGATCTTTAAAAGGATGGGGGCCTATGCCAAGGAGTGCACAGGCTATAATACAGAAAACATCTTCGACGCTTTCCTAGCAGATACTAAGAACTACTCTTCTGGGGCCTTTGATGATTGGTGCTATGAGTCCCAGGGAATTCCAGCCTTTACAATAGAGCTATGGGACGCTGTGATAAGAAGTGGGGTCAGCTATGATGACTATAGAAAGTCAATGAAGCCCTCTTTTGAGAACATCAAAATCTACGAAAAGCAGCTTAAGTGGGTTGAAGAAAACTGTGGACCAGAAAGCTTTAAAGACTGGGAAGTCTTTAATCATCCCCAGCTTGGGGAGGTTGAAATAGGTGGCTTTGACTTTAAGTTCACCCTCCAAAATCCCCCCGAGTCCCTTCTTCTTCAAGAGGTGGAGAAGGTGGGTAAATACCTGGTAGATAGTGCAGCCTGCCTACCTAAACTTGTAGTAGAGGATACAAAAGCAGTGGAGATGGGTCAGGGTCTTTACAAGATTAGTGTCACTGTTTCTAACTCAGGCTATCTACCAACCTACCTTACAGAAAAGGCCAGGGAAAGTGGTAAGGCCCAGCCCATAAAAGCCAGTATTTTAGGAGAAGTAGAGTGTATAGGTGAAAAGGAGCTTGAAGCTGACTTTCTAGCTGGCTTTGGGGGCATTACTACTGGTTATGGCTATGATGGCATAAGTAGTGGTGGAACTCTTAGCCCAGTCCAGGTCTTTGACTGGTATGTAAAGGCTAAAGCCGGTGATAAAGTT
The sequence above is drawn from the Synergistaceae bacterium genome and encodes:
- a CDS encoding zinc carboxypeptidase codes for the protein MITTFKYNSYWDYETMTGKLKELKALYPEVISIESLGKTKEDKSVWAVTLSKGDKDPKDKPAFYIDGNIHAGEVTGSMCAMYVIDALCTGNEEEDIDYLLNNYTYYILPKLTPDGSDYYLHTANKLRSVNKVYPEEAKKGLVAKDMDGDGVIRLMRFKSGQGAWKISKENPRLMEGRLPQDTKGPFYHVVTEGEVKGDFSLGLITNKSPWGYDFNRNFPFGWYDEKRQPGSGEYPLVHEETKLMANFILSHPNIGFVNALHTSGGVFIYPPGTYSASDAHQKDMEIFKRMGAYAKECTGYNTENIFDAFLADTKNYSSGAFDDWCYESQGIPAFTIELWDAVIRSGVSYDDYRKSMKPSFENIKIYEKQLKWVEENCGPESFKDWEVFNHPQLGEVEIGGFDFKFTLQNPPESLLLQEVEKVGKYLVDSAACLPKLVVEDTKAVEMGQGLYKISVTVSNSGYLPTYLTEKARESGKAQPIKASILGEVECIGEKELEADFLAGFGGITTGYGYDGISSGGTLSPVQVFDWYVKAKAGDKVQIEIVQEKAGKESVSLVL
- a CDS encoding amino acid ABC transporter permease, with amino-acid sequence MSILISTLGVFTQYWPVFLQGLLATLLTSFVVVLFGTLLGILLSTIRLSKYRALSGLVETMVSFLRGTPLLLQLYFFYFALPQILGMDIPKEVSIIMALILNSSAYVCEIFRAGIQAVDPGQREAAESLGMREKHIMLRIIIPQAIKNILPALGNEFVTMIKETSLASTFYVADLMTSYRVVMNASYKAVESLLILALVYFALTYTSSRLVGVLERKLMASV
- a CDS encoding transporter substrate-binding domain-containing protein, yielding MKKQMKMMVVVLILSVLLAGCSNASAAENKSLLETIKERKVLIVATSPDFPPYEFIDSSKPADEQVVGADIELAKHIAEELGVELKLEISDFPTAIAALTTKKADIIVSGLGYKESRLESMEFTKTYNPSEKSADSFQGIMIPEEKLGELKVYEDFDGLKVGAQSGSLQEGYVKSNMPGANLEVIADLPTGVLMLKTGKIDALAMPSTTGEQYISANPGLVMSEIRFEDSRLEEYDGTLIGVQKGELELLEVLNEIIDQLLEDGTYEKWESDFTEYAQQIGA
- a CDS encoding amino acid ABC transporter ATP-binding protein — translated: MIEIKNLKKSFGELEVLKGVSETIKEGEVVSIIGPSGSGKSTFLRCLNLLEKPDSGDIVFDGNSLIEDKVNLALHRQKIGMVFQHFNVFPHLSVLDNIILSPILEKNLSKEEAIEQARELLEQVGLLDKIDVFPRKLSGGQKQRLAIVRALAMDPMVMLFDEPTSALDPEMVKEVLEVIVGLAKKGMTIVIVTHEMGFAKEISNRVLFMDDGLIVERGSPQDIFDNPKSSRTKEFLEKVL